One genomic segment of Oscillospiraceae bacterium includes these proteins:
- a CDS encoding FAD-dependent oxidoreductase: MDYDVIVIGAGLSGLTAGSLLAKRHLRVAVIDKSYNPGGSCGVFKRGHVTFDQGSAMLYGFGEKGFNAHRFVFNCLEEPIDVIRHDLLYRVVFKGRKIPFYADVGRFADELSLIFPEEKENIRRFYRDMLKTYQHVMVETPSYVTADETDPKTALKSMLLHPVSYAKFLGYLNQSAEDLLKKYFRDPEIFKFFDKLTSTYCYATVREAPAVLAAVMFVDNHVGGSYYPAGSTLMLPGKLEKVIEENGGDMIYESEAVSLVFEEGKPAGVLLGDGRQLKAPDIIWSGTVWNLYGKLIDPAYTTQKRRDWAKSLVPTYPSVVLYAAVDKTVIPEDTAPIEMLVGNPDSLDESEVTAYLLSIDDRTLCAEDEHTVVAIGPTFEKWDRSAPDYQTKKEAEKERLISVLEKRFPGFRGAVRFSELATPCTIERYAMKNGGAVAGPKQMLGQHLFHRLHTRTEWDNLYCCGESTVMGTGTPTVTTSGLSAANALLKKLGKEPFVWREGMQNYVRTVEKPFTADRLYDTFGERERDVMRKALRCRFCEKPFCAPRAETDVRGIMRRVAAGNFAGAKKVWRGMPADESALKAYEDNCVLAQETGEPVRIREVISFLGD; the protein is encoded by the coding sequence ATGGATTACGACGTCATCGTCATCGGCGCGGGCCTTTCGGGCCTCACGGCCGGCAGCCTGCTCGCCAAACGGCACCTCCGGGTCGCCGTGATTGACAAAAGCTATAACCCGGGCGGTTCCTGCGGCGTTTTTAAGCGCGGCCATGTGACCTTTGACCAGGGCTCCGCGATGCTCTACGGGTTCGGCGAAAAGGGTTTCAACGCGCACCGGTTTGTTTTTAACTGCCTTGAGGAGCCCATCGACGTCATCCGCCACGACCTTTTGTACAGGGTCGTTTTCAAAGGGCGGAAAATCCCCTTTTATGCCGACGTCGGCCGGTTTGCCGATGAGCTTTCACTCATTTTTCCGGAGGAGAAAGAAAACATCCGGCGGTTTTACCGGGACATGCTGAAGACCTATCAGCACGTCATGGTGGAGACGCCGAGTTATGTGACCGCCGATGAGACCGACCCGAAAACGGCTCTGAAAAGCATGCTTCTTCATCCGGTCTCCTATGCGAAGTTCCTCGGGTATTTGAATCAGAGCGCAGAGGACCTGCTGAAGAAATACTTTCGCGATCCGGAGATTTTTAAATTTTTCGATAAACTCACGTCGACTTATTGTTATGCGACGGTCAGGGAAGCGCCCGCGGTGCTCGCGGCGGTCATGTTCGTCGATAACCACGTCGGCGGCAGTTATTATCCTGCCGGCTCCACACTGATGCTGCCGGGTAAACTGGAAAAAGTCATCGAGGAAAACGGCGGCGATATGATTTATGAGAGTGAAGCGGTGTCGCTGGTTTTCGAAGAAGGAAAACCGGCGGGCGTTTTGCTCGGCGACGGCAGGCAGCTGAAAGCGCCCGACATCATCTGGTCGGGCACGGTATGGAACCTTTACGGGAAGCTGATTGACCCGGCCTATACGACGCAAAAAAGGCGCGATTGGGCCAAGTCCCTTGTCCCGACCTATCCGAGCGTGGTGCTTTATGCCGCTGTCGACAAGACCGTGATCCCGGAGGACACGGCTCCGATTGAAATGCTGGTCGGCAATCCCGATTCGCTCGACGAAAGCGAAGTGACCGCCTATCTTCTCAGCATCGACGACAGGACCCTCTGCGCCGAAGACGAACATACCGTCGTCGCCATCGGGCCGACTTTTGAAAAATGGGACCGCTCCGCTCCCGATTATCAAACCAAAAAAGAAGCGGAGAAGGAGCGGCTCATCTCGGTCCTGGAAAAGAGATTTCCGGGTTTTCGCGGCGCGGTCCGTTTTTCGGAACTTGCCACCCCCTGCACCATCGAGCGGTACGCCATGAAAAACGGCGGCGCGGTCGCGGGGCCGAAACAGATGCTGGGTCAGCATCTGTTTCACCGGCTGCACACCCGGACCGAATGGGACAACCTGTATTGCTGCGGGGAATCGACCGTGATGGGCACGGGCACGCCCACAGTGACGACGTCGGGCCTTTCCGCCGCCAACGCCCTGTTGAAAAAACTCGGCAAAGAGCCCTTTGTCTGGAGGGAAGGAATGCAAAATTACGTCAGAACCGTTGAAAAACCGTTCACGGCCGACCGGCTTTATGACACATTCGGCGAGCGGGAGCGTGACGTGATGCGCAAAGCGCTTCGCTGCCGCTTCTGCGAGAAGCCGTTCTGCGCGCCCCGCGCGGAAACCGACGTCCGGGGCATCATGCGAAGGGTCGCCGCAGGCAACTTCGCGGGCGCGAAAAAGGTTTGGCGCGGCATGCCCGCCGATGAATCCGCGCTGAAAGCTTACGAAGACAACTGCGTCCTGGCGCAGGAGACCGGCGAACCCGTCCGCATCCGCGAAGTGATCTCCTTCCTCGGCGACTAA
- a CDS encoding diguanylate cyclase, with amino-acid sequence MALLTMLYFKKTNHYERAALIAVGVMLLCLSLMFFAAGNRNYSFYWLAIVPPIIYFLLDRKTARIVSAFFSCYMLVFFITQSKSWAPAEFNAAAVFNIVGATYCIGRMISTFEKNRQEAWESLKQANSELENSRGELRLVLDSSAEAIYGIDLNGDCTFCNRSCLEMLGYHDREELLGKNMHRQIHHSYRDGSPFPREECLIFKAFSTGEKTHSDNEVFWRADGTSFDAEYNSYPKIKDVKIIGAVVTFMDISERKQKEAEIKYLSCYDPLTGLHNRRCFEENRAFYDRPENLPLSVIFGDVNGLKMTNDIFGYAAGDALIRKSAEIISSCCRNADIVARVGGDEFIVILPKTSKADAENILSRIRSGFSNARMEAIKCSISLGLDAKQTPEQALDEVIANAENAMYRDKTLGRKSVHKEIVDTLIDTLHSRYPREKEHSAAVSELCAEIGTALNLPETEMSKLKRAGFLHDIGKIVLDSAILNKDYLSYEELETVQQHSVVGFRILNLFDDKLDLAEYVYAHHERWDGTGYPRGLKGEQIPLISRIIAVVETYERVLNRGNLSPKERKAAALDIIREHAGTQFDPQIALLFISVMEKRNGKE; translated from the coding sequence ATGGCCCTGCTGACGATGCTCTATTTTAAAAAGACGAATCATTATGAGCGGGCGGCTCTGATTGCGGTCGGGGTGATGCTGCTTTGCCTGAGTCTGATGTTTTTTGCCGCCGGGAACCGAAACTATTCCTTCTACTGGCTGGCGATCGTACCTCCCATCATTTACTTTTTGCTGGATCGCAAAACCGCGAGAATCGTTTCGGCTTTTTTCTCCTGTTATATGCTCGTCTTTTTTATCACGCAGAGCAAGTCCTGGGCCCCGGCCGAATTCAATGCCGCGGCGGTTTTCAATATCGTTGGAGCGACATACTGCATCGGCCGGATGATCTCCACGTTTGAGAAGAACCGGCAGGAGGCCTGGGAATCGCTGAAACAGGCAAATTCGGAGCTTGAAAACAGCCGCGGCGAACTGCGGCTGGTCCTGGATTCATCGGCCGAGGCCATTTACGGCATCGATCTGAACGGCGACTGCACCTTCTGCAACCGAAGCTGCCTTGAAATGCTGGGGTATCATGACCGGGAAGAGCTGCTCGGGAAAAACATGCACCGGCAGATTCATCACTCTTACAGAGACGGATCTCCTTTTCCCCGCGAAGAATGCCTGATTTTCAAAGCTTTTTCCACCGGGGAAAAAACGCATTCGGACAACGAAGTATTCTGGCGCGCCGACGGCACCTCTTTTGACGCGGAATATAACTCCTATCCGAAGATCAAAGACGTCAAAATCATCGGAGCCGTCGTGACGTTTATGGATATCAGCGAGCGCAAACAAAAAGAAGCGGAAATCAAATATCTGAGCTGCTATGACCCCCTGACCGGGCTTCACAACCGGAGATGCTTTGAAGAAAACCGCGCCTTTTACGACCGGCCCGAAAATCTGCCGTTATCGGTCATTTTCGGCGACGTCAACGGCTTGAAAATGACCAATGACATCTTCGGGTATGCCGCGGGCGACGCATTGATTCGTAAATCGGCCGAAATCATCAGCAGCTGCTGCAGAAACGCAGACATCGTCGCCCGCGTCGGCGGCGATGAGTTCATCGTGATTCTGCCGAAGACCTCAAAAGCGGATGCCGAGAACATCCTTTCGCGAATCCGGTCCGGGTTTTCGAATGCCCGGATGGAAGCCATCAAATGCAGCATCTCCCTCGGCCTCGATGCCAAACAAACGCCGGAACAGGCGCTGGATGAAGTCATCGCGAACGCGGAAAACGCGATGTATCGCGACAAAACCCTGGGGCGGAAGTCCGTCCACAAAGAGATCGTCGATACGCTCATCGACACGCTGCACTCGCGCTATCCGCGCGAAAAGGAGCATTCCGCCGCGGTCAGCGAACTGTGCGCCGAAATCGGAACCGCTTTGAATCTGCCCGAAACGGAAATGAGCAAATTAAAACGGGCGGGCTTTTTGCACGACATCGGGAAAATCGTGCTCGATTCCGCGATTTTGAATAAGGATTATCTGTCGTATGAAGAACTTGAAACCGTACAGCAGCATTCCGTCGTCGGATTTCGTATTTTGAACCTCTTTGACGATAAACTGGATCTGGCGGAATACGTCTATGCCCATCATGAGAGATGGGACGGGACCGGGTATCCGAGAGGGTTGAAAGGAGAACAAATTCCGCTGATTTCGAGAATCATCGCGGTCGTTGAGACCTATGAACGCGTACTGAACAGAGGAAACCTTTCCCCGAAAGAGCGGAAAGCGGCGGCGCTTGACATCATCAGGGAACACGCGGGAACCCAGTTTGACCCGCAGATCGCCCTGCTGTTTATTTCCGTCATGGAGAAAAGAAACGGAAAAGAGTAA
- the uvsE gene encoding UV DNA damage repair endonuclease UvsE codes for MKIGYACLAIAVPGSEMKSCILKNAGEERLIGLIGHNLNALETLIDYNVRNGIRLFRISSDLIPFGSSEAMTIPWSELFSEKLAAVGKKIRDSGMRVSMHPGQYTVLNSPDSAVVKRAVTDLEYHAKVLDSLGLGPENKLVLHTGGVYGDKKQAARRFLSAYGGLSAAVKRRLALENDDKLFHIGDVMESSAAAGIPAVYDNLHNAVNPADRARSDSDWIGISRETWKEADGPQKIHYSQQHPCKKPGAHSDSVGIGEFSEFIRNLSGTPPDVMLEVKDKNLSALKCLNCASNRGINALEAEWARYKYLVLERSAQKYLAVRQLLRDKTAYPAHEMYRMIEASLKAPAAPEAAVNAAQHVWGYFKDKAGPSEKKRFENALGDFVAQKTGIFPVKNLLLALARKYREDYLLNGYYFYF; via the coding sequence ATGAAGATCGGATATGCGTGCCTTGCGATTGCCGTGCCGGGCAGCGAAATGAAGAGCTGCATCCTGAAAAATGCCGGCGAAGAACGCCTGATCGGTTTGATCGGGCATAATCTGAACGCGCTCGAAACGCTGATTGATTACAACGTCCGAAACGGCATCCGACTGTTTCGGATATCCTCGGATTTGATTCCGTTCGGTTCGTCGGAAGCGATGACGATCCCGTGGAGTGAGCTCTTTTCCGAAAAACTCGCCGCGGTCGGGAAAAAAATCAGGGACTCGGGCATGCGGGTATCTATGCACCCCGGGCAATACACCGTCTTGAATTCCCCCGACAGCGCCGTCGTGAAGCGCGCGGTGACGGATCTTGAATACCATGCGAAAGTTCTGGACAGCCTCGGGCTTGGGCCCGAAAACAAGCTGGTGCTTCATACCGGCGGCGTATACGGGGATAAAAAACAGGCCGCAAGGAGGTTTCTCTCGGCGTACGGCGGGCTGAGCGCTGCCGTAAAAAGGCGTCTGGCGCTCGAAAACGACGACAAACTCTTCCACATCGGAGACGTGATGGAGAGTTCGGCCGCCGCCGGGATTCCCGCGGTCTATGACAACCTGCACAACGCCGTGAATCCGGCTGACCGGGCCCGCAGCGACTCCGACTGGATCGGGATTAGCCGCGAAACGTGGAAAGAGGCCGACGGCCCGCAGAAAATCCATTATTCGCAGCAGCATCCGTGCAAAAAACCGGGCGCGCATTCCGATTCCGTCGGCATCGGGGAGTTTTCGGAATTTATCCGCAATCTGTCCGGTACACCGCCCGACGTTATGCTGGAGGTCAAGGATAAAAACCTGTCCGCGCTGAAATGCCTCAACTGCGCTTCAAACCGCGGAATCAACGCGCTGGAAGCCGAGTGGGCCCGTTATAAATACCTCGTTCTGGAGCGGTCCGCGCAAAAATATCTTGCCGTCCGGCAGCTGCTCCGGGACAAAACCGCTTATCCGGCGCATGAGATGTACCGAATGATCGAGGCGTCGCTCAAAGCGCCCGCCGCACCGGAAGCCGCGGTCAACGCCGCGCAGCACGTCTGGGGATACTTCAAAGATAAGGCCGGGCCATCCGAAAAAAAGCGGTTTGAAAATGCGTTGGGGGATTTTGTCGCACAAAAAACCGGGATTTTTCCTGTGAAGAACCTGCTGCTTGCGCTTGCGCGCAAATACCGCGAGGATTATCTGCTGAACGGGTATTACTTTTATTTCTAA
- the abc-f gene encoding ABC-F type ribosomal protection protein — MIDLAAYELNKYYGSNHVIKGITFEVYTGEKVGLLGRNGSGKTTLFKVLTGEEPYESGTVSKASGKRVGMMAQIPEFGENDTAEDILRASFQEIADIHAEMKQIEGDEDPSVLLRYGHLLEEYERLGGYETEVKLDKVTNGIGIDEKMRKSLFRELSGGEKSRINLARILLRDCDVLLLDEPTNHLDLASLEWLEAFLSEYKGTVVVISHDRLFLDRVVTRIIEITDGKADFYAGNYSYFIEEKEQRFLTQSEQYEQQQRKIRQLETAAKRMHEWAKQADSKALHKRAFAMEKRIEQMDKVDRPITARKLTAEFDSGRYAARELVTFENVGKRYGAKVLLRDLKLSVLRSERIALVGENGCGKTTLLKMLTGQEPCDSGEIRLGPSVKAAYMPQIITFEDDNATVLDTLRFFAGLSEERTRSILAGFHFKAADVMKKVGTLSGGEKSRLKLCMLMQNDVNFLLLDEPTNHLDIATREWIENALTDFEGTMLFVSHDRYFLNKFADQIWSMENGVITKYGCGFDEYLELTRPAEAAVSKPKTPALKVNLKEKIPIKSRPEKAIPTEELIREAEAELGQVNAAIDSDLQNAEFVNMKALVEQKSRLEEKIDSLYDKWSENA, encoded by the coding sequence CCACGCTTTTTAAAGTGCTGACGGGCGAAGAGCCCTACGAGAGCGGAACGGTTTCCAAGGCGTCGGGCAAACGGGTCGGGATGATGGCTCAGATTCCCGAGTTCGGAGAAAATGACACCGCCGAGGACATTCTGCGCGCGTCGTTCCAAGAAATCGCTGATATTCACGCCGAAATGAAACAGATCGAGGGCGACGAAGACCCCTCGGTCTTGCTTCGCTACGGACATCTTTTGGAGGAATACGAGCGCCTCGGCGGCTACGAGACCGAGGTTAAACTGGATAAGGTCACAAACGGCATCGGCATCGATGAAAAAATGCGCAAAAGCTTGTTCAGAGAGCTCAGCGGCGGAGAAAAGTCGCGCATTAATCTGGCGCGGATCCTCTTACGCGACTGCGACGTTCTGCTGCTGGACGAGCCGACCAATCACCTCGATCTGGCGTCGCTCGAATGGCTTGAAGCTTTTTTGAGCGAATATAAAGGGACCGTGGTTGTGATCTCCCACGACCGGCTTTTCCTTGACCGCGTCGTCACGCGCATCATCGAGATCACCGACGGAAAAGCGGATTTTTACGCGGGTAATTACAGCTATTTTATCGAGGAAAAAGAACAGCGGTTTTTGACCCAATCGGAGCAGTACGAACAGCAGCAGAGGAAAATCAGACAGCTCGAAACCGCCGCAAAACGCATGCACGAGTGGGCAAAACAGGCGGACAGCAAGGCGCTGCACAAGCGTGCGTTCGCGATGGAAAAACGCATTGAGCAGATGGATAAGGTGGACAGACCGATCACCGCGCGAAAGCTGACGGCGGAGTTTGACAGCGGAAGATATGCCGCGAGAGAGCTGGTCACGTTTGAAAACGTCGGCAAGCGCTACGGGGCGAAAGTCCTTTTGCGCGATTTGAAGCTGAGCGTTCTGCGCAGCGAGCGCATTGCGCTGGTCGGCGAAAACGGCTGCGGAAAAACCACGCTTTTGAAAATGCTGACGGGGCAAGAACCCTGCGACAGCGGCGAAATCCGTCTCGGCCCGAGCGTGAAAGCGGCATATATGCCGCAGATCATCACCTTTGAAGATGACAATGCGACGGTACTCGACACGCTGCGATTTTTTGCCGGACTATCCGAAGAGCGGACCAGAAGCATTCTGGCCGGGTTCCATTTCAAGGCAGCCGATGTGATGAAGAAAGTCGGCACGCTCTCGGGCGGCGAAAAAAGCCGGCTGAAGCTCTGCATGCTGATGCAGAACGACGTCAATTTCTTATTGCTCGACGAGCCGACGAACCACCTCGATATCGCGACGCGGGAGTGGATCGAAAACGCCCTGACCGATTTCGAGGGCACGATGCTGTTCGTCTCGCACGACCGGTATTTTCTGAACAAATTCGCCGATCAGATCTGGAGCATGGAAAACGGCGTGATCACGAAATACGGCTGCGGATTTGATGAATACCTTGAGCTGACACGGCCTGCCGAAGCAGCGGTCAGCAAGCCGAAAACCCCTGCGCTGAAAGTAAATTTAAAAGAGAAAATCCCAATCAAGTCCCGCCCCGAAAAGGCGATTCCGACCGAGGAGCTGATTCGCGAAGCGGAGGCCGAACTGGGGCAAGTGAATGCGGCAATCGATTCCGATCTGCAAAACGCGGAGTTTGTGAATATGAAAGCGTTGGTTGAGCAAAAGAGCCGCCTTGAAGAGAAAATCGACAGCCTTTACGATAAATGGTCCGAAAACGCGTAA